One genomic window of Trichlorobacter lovleyi includes the following:
- a CDS encoding MBL fold metallo-hydrolase — protein MHDLINMDQVSELANGVYWVGAGTKTFLSRNSFLRIFKGNGTTGSLLIDPGPTNDLDSLSQKVSAVLPGGLSKLNLVFINHQDPDVVGVLPTLTKLNQNLTVIATEDTWRLVNLNGMSQTSFRAVDRVQGQTVGLPTGHKLQFIPTPFCHFRGACMIYDLESRILFTGDLFGGIAATGLHATEENWAGIKAFHQLYMPSNEAIRLAVKKIRALSPAPLALMPQHGGLIKGELMELFMQRMEELQVGLDIIISLTEKLPALIAGLNEILEGVKEILGNDEVHRIMGFFKPDGTYPALFTLDHADQVKDIKGEPVEAVEALLRTFLRFASEDQKALLQPKILQILLQHGLPPFDFLLTRDDQPMELTVQ, from the coding sequence ATGCATGATCTCATAAACATGGACCAGGTAAGCGAGCTGGCAAACGGGGTTTACTGGGTTGGAGCGGGAACCAAGACCTTCTTGAGTCGCAACAGCTTCCTAAGGATCTTCAAGGGAAATGGTACTACCGGCTCTCTGCTGATCGACCCGGGGCCGACCAATGATCTGGACAGTCTTTCCCAAAAGGTCTCTGCCGTGTTGCCCGGTGGCCTGTCAAAACTCAACCTGGTCTTTATCAACCATCAGGACCCTGATGTTGTCGGCGTGTTGCCCACATTAACCAAGCTGAACCAGAATCTGACGGTTATTGCCACAGAGGATACCTGGCGGCTGGTCAACCTGAACGGGATGTCTCAAACCAGTTTTCGGGCAGTTGACCGGGTTCAGGGACAGACCGTCGGGCTGCCCACCGGACATAAACTGCAATTTATCCCTACCCCGTTTTGTCATTTCCGCGGTGCCTGCATGATCTACGATCTGGAATCACGCATCCTGTTCACCGGCGATCTGTTCGGTGGCATTGCCGCAACAGGACTGCATGCCACTGAGGAAAACTGGGCTGGAATCAAGGCATTTCACCAGCTCTACATGCCCAGCAACGAAGCGATCCGGCTTGCGGTGAAAAAGATCCGTGCGCTTAGTCCGGCGCCACTGGCACTGATGCCTCAACACGGTGGTCTGATCAAGGGTGAGTTGATGGAGCTGTTCATGCAGCGGATGGAGGAACTGCAGGTCGGACTGGATATCATCATCTCCCTGACTGAAAAACTGCCGGCACTGATTGCCGGGTTGAACGAGATACTGGAGGGTGTAAAAGAGATTCTTGGTAACGATGAGGTGCATAGGATCATGGGTTTTTTCAAACCCGACGGCACCTACCCGGCCTTGTTTACCCTGGATCACGCTGATCAGGTCAAGGATATTAAAGGAGAACCGGTGGAAGCAGTGGAAGCACTCCTGCGCACCTTTCTCAGGTTTGCTTCAGAAGATCAAAAAGCCCTGTTGCAGCCCAAAATACTGCAGATCCTTCTACAGCACGGACTGCCGCCATTTGATTTTTTGCTGACCCGGGACGACCAGCCAATGGAACTAACTGTGCAATAG
- a CDS encoding selenium metabolism-associated LysR family transcriptional regulator encodes MTLKQLEVFLAVADTRSFSKGGEAVSLAQSTASQHIRALEEELNARLFDRSASQVALTEVGRLFYDHAAGICRHCNEAVEAVRRFQGLEQATLRVGASTIPAAFLIPDMLGRFSTAWPGVRLELQQGDTREVLRLLQDELVELAVVGGQLDDDSISMQEVMTERIILVARPDLCPATMIERDQLLQLPLVIREAGSGTRTAVDAALQKSGLDPRQLRVVAQLGSSEAVRRAVLSGAGAAFVSTLAVGHELADGTLVELKVSGLTVHRSFYLAWRRGKSLSPAALEFMAMVKQSQ; translated from the coding sequence ATGACATTGAAACAGTTGGAAGTATTTCTGGCCGTTGCCGATACCCGGAGTTTCTCTAAGGGAGGTGAGGCGGTCAGTCTGGCCCAATCCACCGCCAGCCAGCATATCCGGGCACTGGAAGAGGAACTGAATGCACGCCTCTTTGATCGCTCGGCAAGCCAGGTTGCGTTGACTGAGGTCGGGCGGCTTTTTTACGACCATGCCGCCGGGATCTGCAGGCACTGCAATGAGGCTGTTGAGGCGGTCAGACGCTTCCAGGGGCTTGAGCAGGCAACCTTGCGGGTAGGGGCCAGTACCATTCCGGCTGCCTTTCTCATCCCTGATATGCTGGGACGTTTCAGCACGGCCTGGCCCGGTGTCCGCCTTGAACTCCAGCAGGGGGACACCCGAGAGGTGCTGCGCTTGTTGCAAGATGAACTGGTTGAGCTGGCAGTGGTGGGTGGACAGCTTGATGATGACAGTATCAGTATGCAGGAGGTTATGACCGAGCGGATCATACTGGTTGCCAGGCCTGATCTGTGTCCGGCAACCATGATAGAACGTGATCAGCTCCTACAGCTGCCACTGGTGATTCGAGAAGCCGGCTCGGGTACCCGTACGGCCGTAGATGCTGCGCTTCAAAAAAGCGGGCTGGATCCGCGCCAGCTGCGGGTGGTTGCTCAACTTGGCAGCAGTGAGGCAGTCCGGCGCGCCGTATTAAGCGGGGCAGGGGCAGCCTTTGTATCAACCCTTGCCGTTGGGCATGAGCTGGCAGATGGCACGCTTGTCGAGTTGAAGGTCAGCGGACTTACGGTTCATCGTAGTTTTTATCTGGCCTGGCGCAGGGGCAAGAGTTTGTCACCGGCTGCACTTGAGTTTATGGCAATGGTAAAGCAAAGTCAGTAA
- a CDS encoding DUF3047 domain-containing protein translates to MIKWPALILMFFAIPAFADEIALSRFGSEGIKGWESKSFKGTTEYTIVQENGRSVLKAHAKAAASGLSKKITFKPANYRYLKWSWKISNTIAQGNEKSKQGDDYAARVYVVFPGRFFWQMRALNYIWANKLPKGEFVPNAFTSNAMLIAVESGPSKAGQWVTEERDLLADFRRVFGEDPPEAGAVAIMTDTDNTGAEATAWYGDITLSTNH, encoded by the coding sequence ATGATCAAGTGGCCTGCACTAATTCTGATGTTTTTTGCCATCCCCGCCTTTGCAGACGAGATTGCCCTATCCCGTTTCGGTTCTGAAGGGATCAAGGGCTGGGAAAGCAAGAGCTTCAAAGGCACCACCGAGTACACAATAGTACAGGAAAATGGCAGGAGCGTCCTCAAGGCACATGCCAAGGCCGCTGCATCAGGCCTGTCAAAAAAGATTACATTCAAACCTGCCAACTACCGCTACCTCAAATGGAGCTGGAAAATTTCCAACACCATTGCTCAGGGCAATGAAAAGAGCAAACAGGGTGATGACTATGCTGCCCGGGTCTATGTGGTCTTTCCGGGCCGTTTCTTCTGGCAGATGCGGGCATTAAACTACATCTGGGCCAACAAACTGCCCAAGGGAGAGTTTGTCCCCAACGCCTTTACCTCAAATGCCATGCTGATTGCTGTTGAATCCGGGCCGTCAAAAGCAGGTCAGTGGGTTACTGAAGAACGCGACCTCCTGGCTGATTTTCGCCGTGTATTTGGCGAAGACCCGCCCGAGGCAGGCGCCGTTGCCATCATGACTGATACCGACAACACCGGTGCAGAGGCCACTGCCTGGTACGGAGATATCACCCTCTCGACAAACCACTGA
- a CDS encoding IS1595 family transposase, which yields MTMKNRYANRSKISEAKFRELLRLFSLNLEATQIAELSGLNRNTVNRFLKAIRIRLAEFCEQQSPFSGEIEVDESFFGARRIKGKRGRGAYGKTIVFGVFKRNGKVYTEIVPDCSKATLQAIIRGKVEPESIIYSDGWRGYNGLVDVGYGKHLRVDHGRNEFARGKTHINGIEGFWGFAKSRLTRFRGMNSATFYLHLKECEFRFNFRDQDLYKMMLKIIRQNPLF from the coding sequence ATGACAATGAAAAATAGGTACGCAAATCGTTCAAAAATTTCAGAGGCCAAATTCAGGGAATTATTACGGCTGTTTTCACTGAATTTGGAGGCGACTCAGATCGCTGAATTGAGCGGCCTGAATCGAAATACTGTTAACCGTTTTCTCAAAGCCATTCGTATTCGTCTGGCCGAGTTTTGTGAGCAGCAATCTCCATTTTCTGGCGAGATTGAAGTCGATGAATCGTTCTTTGGAGCCCGACGCATAAAAGGTAAGCGTGGGCGTGGTGCATATGGCAAAACAATTGTTTTCGGTGTCTTCAAGCGTAATGGTAAAGTCTACACCGAGATTGTTCCTGATTGCTCTAAAGCAACGCTACAAGCCATCATCCGTGGAAAAGTAGAGCCGGAGAGCATCATATATTCCGACGGCTGGCGTGGCTATAATGGACTTGTAGATGTCGGCTATGGCAAGCACCTAAGAGTTGATCATGGCCGTAATGAGTTCGCTAGGGGCAAGACCCACATCAACGGTATAGAAGGCTTCTGGGGCTTTGCCAAATCGAGGCTAACCAGGTTCAGAGGTATGAACTCTGCAACCTTTTACTTGCACCTCAAGGAGTGCGAGTTTAGATTCAATTTCAGAGATCAGGATTTGTACAAAATGATGCTTAAAATCATCAGACAAAATCCGCTGTTCTAG
- a CDS encoding bacteriohemerythrin: protein MGVYWRKGLEIGVIEIDKQHQSLVEAFNSFLLACRNGKGSSELLELLKFLDSYAIQHFTTEETIQKASSYPEYESHRLQHLGFMKKIHDLKGQLTSNDPPQINHLIAANTVLLDWFIKHISGSDSHFGRYLFETNYFAESDAQ from the coding sequence ATGGGTGTCTATTGGCGCAAGGGACTGGAAATAGGCGTTATTGAAATAGACAAACAACACCAGAGCCTGGTGGAGGCTTTCAACTCGTTCCTGCTGGCCTGCCGTAATGGCAAAGGTAGTTCAGAATTATTAGAACTACTCAAGTTTCTTGATAGCTATGCGATCCAGCACTTTACTACTGAAGAAACCATCCAGAAGGCGTCATCATATCCCGAGTACGAATCACACCGGCTTCAGCACCTCGGTTTTATGAAAAAAATTCATGATCTCAAAGGGCAACTAACCTCAAATGACCCTCCTCAGATCAATCACCTGATAGCCGCCAATACGGTACTGCTGGATTGGTTCATAAAACATATCTCCGGCTCAGACAGTCACTTTGGCCGTTATCTGTTTGAAACCAACTATTTTGCTGAATCAGACGCACAATAA
- a CDS encoding (Fe-S)-binding protein codes for MTDMAASCTSCGECVRPCSFLQQQGTPLSIAQQGATDRNLLAAYGCSLCGLCDAVCPESLSPSGMLRAMRSEAADRGLVDLKAYAPWLNYEKMGASPFFRRDLIPPGCTIVFFPGCSLPGTRPDAVLELFKRLRLMEPAIGLVLDCCGKISHDLGLTDRFTALFGRLSQRLRHKGITRILTACPGCSKIMRNYGEGLDVTSAYEVLAAGTLPTPPASPLNVVTIHDPCPARFDPAQQTAVRQLVQSCGYQIEELPSHGTTTRCCGQGGMVEGCVPGTIKQETRLIAAEAAGRPVISSCASCSDSLTTATAAGHVVDLLINKTDFPAKPVSSARRWLNRLKLRFARIL; via the coding sequence ATGACAGATATGGCTGCCAGCTGCACCTCCTGCGGCGAATGTGTTCGCCCTTGCAGCTTTCTGCAACAGCAGGGTACTCCGCTGTCAATAGCCCAGCAGGGGGCAACTGACCGCAACCTGCTTGCTGCCTATGGCTGTTCATTGTGCGGCCTGTGCGATGCTGTCTGTCCTGAGAGTCTTTCACCTTCCGGCATGCTGCGTGCCATGCGTAGTGAGGCGGCAGATCGGGGACTGGTAGACCTGAAAGCATATGCCCCCTGGCTCAACTATGAAAAAATGGGGGCCTCTCCGTTTTTCAGACGGGATTTGATTCCGCCTGGCTGCACCATCGTCTTTTTCCCGGGCTGTTCTTTACCCGGCACTAGACCGGATGCAGTGCTAGAGCTGTTCAAGCGTCTGCGCCTGATGGAACCAGCCATCGGCCTAGTTCTGGATTGTTGTGGTAAGATATCCCATGACCTGGGATTAACAGACCGCTTCACCGCGCTCTTTGGACGGTTGTCACAACGGTTACGGCACAAAGGTATCACTCGTATTCTCACCGCCTGCCCCGGCTGCAGCAAGATTATGCGTAACTATGGAGAAGGGCTTGATGTTACCAGCGCCTATGAGGTACTTGCAGCAGGCACCCTGCCCACGCCTCCTGCTTCTCCTCTTAATGTAGTAACCATTCATGATCCCTGCCCAGCCCGGTTTGATCCGGCACAGCAAACCGCTGTCCGTCAACTGGTGCAATCCTGCGGGTACCAGATTGAAGAGCTGCCCTCCCACGGAACAACCACCCGCTGTTGTGGCCAGGGCGGCATGGTGGAAGGCTGCGTTCCGGGCACCATCAAACAGGAAACCAGGCTTATTGCTGCTGAGGCAGCCGGCCGGCCGGTCATTTCCTCTTGTGCATCCTGCAGTGATAGCCTTACAACTGCAACTGCAGCAGGCCATGTTGTTGATCTGTTGATCAACAAGACTGACTTTCCTGCCAAACCGGTCTCATCGGCCAGACGCTGGTTGAACCGTCTGAAACTGAGATTTGCGAGAATACTATGA
- the msrA gene encoding peptide-methionine (S)-S-oxide reductase MsrA gives MWKAIYRSILACLVLISCLHSTGATAATTERAIFAGGCFWCMEQPFDTLPGVLSVMPGYTGGTKLNPTYQEVSAGGTGHAEAVEITFDPSKISYQKLLQVFWHNIDPTVTDRQFCDTGHQYRAAIFYLSEQQHKLAQDSKDQVNRTKRFKEAILTGIEPASTFYPAEEYHRHYYKKNPFRYRFYRANCGRDKRLKELWGTAAGH, from the coding sequence GTGTGGAAAGCGATCTACCGTAGCATCCTTGCCTGTCTGGTCCTTATCAGCTGCCTGCACAGTACTGGTGCAACTGCAGCGACAACTGAGAGGGCGATCTTTGCCGGTGGCTGCTTCTGGTGCATGGAACAGCCCTTTGATACATTACCGGGCGTTCTGTCAGTCATGCCCGGCTACACCGGCGGCACCAAACTGAATCCGACCTATCAGGAGGTCTCTGCCGGCGGCACAGGCCATGCTGAAGCGGTTGAGATCACCTTTGACCCCAGCAAGATCAGTTACCAAAAACTGCTGCAGGTATTCTGGCACAATATCGATCCAACCGTAACTGACCGCCAGTTCTGCGACACCGGTCACCAGTACCGGGCAGCCATCTTCTACCTTTCTGAACAGCAGCACAAACTGGCTCAGGACTCCAAAGATCAGGTCAACAGGACAAAACGTTTCAAAGAAGCGATTCTAACCGGAATTGAGCCTGCCAGTACATTCTATCCAGCAGAAGAATACCATCGTCATTATTACAAAAAGAACCCGTTCAGATACCGCTTCTATCGTGCAAACTGTGGCCGGGACAAGCGTTTGAAAGAGCTGTGGGGAACTGCAGCCGGTCATTAA
- a CDS encoding rhodanese-like domain-containing protein yields the protein MLKKLVLSFTLTLASATMALAANYIEPQELKELLDKKTPVILVDIQPAADFEKQHIPGSIETNAFPAKTDEEKARLDKVLARIKSSKDLVVVVCPRGKSGAKNSYNYLESKGVSEDRMQILEGGIAEWPFKELFVTGR from the coding sequence ATGCTGAAGAAACTTGTCCTGTCATTTACCCTCACCCTTGCATCCGCAACAATGGCCCTGGCTGCCAATTATATTGAACCACAGGAGCTGAAAGAGCTTCTTGACAAGAAAACACCGGTCATCCTGGTGGACATTCAGCCTGCAGCTGATTTTGAAAAACAGCACATTCCCGGCTCGATAGAGACTAATGCCTTTCCTGCCAAGACGGATGAAGAAAAAGCACGTCTGGACAAGGTTCTTGCGCGTATCAAGAGCTCTAAAGATCTAGTGGTGGTGGTCTGTCCCCGTGGCAAGTCAGGCGCCAAAAACAGCTACAACTACCTTGAATCAAAAGGTGTATCAGAAGACCGGATGCAGATTCTGGAGGGTGGCATTGCCGAATGGCCCTTCAAAGAACTGTTTGTAACAGGCCGTTAA